The Formosa sp. Hel1_33_131 genome window below encodes:
- a CDS encoding dipeptidyl-peptidase 3 family protein — protein sequence MKLLSKIALCSIVLAQFFWSCKTENNSEVMDSNFITVSAEENFPVMVEQFADLKVLRYQIPGWENLTLKEQKLVYYLTKAGLSGRDIMWDQNYRHNLTIRTALESVYTNFKGDKTTADWMAFEVYMKRVWFSNGIHHHYSNAKMKPDFSSEYLTSILAESNTVLKGEAFEVIFNDVDAKKVNQAKGVDNVAASAVNFYGPGVTNADVESFYSKIKSPNPKKPLSHGLNSQLVKVNGELQERVYKSGGLYGAAIDEIVKWLELAKGVAENQAQGDALGLLIKYYNTGDLQTWDDYNVAWTAATEGNIDYINSFIEVYNDPLGYRGSYETIVQIKDFDMSAKMEVLSKNAQWFEDNSPLFPEHKKENVVGVSYKTVNVAGEAGDASPTTPIGVNLPNANWIRAEVGSKSVSLGNITNAYNNSGSSGRLKEFVHDDEEYELEKKYGQLGDKLHTALHEVVGHASGQLNPGVGETKETLKNYASTLEEGRADLVGLYYLYNPKLQELGLVEDWKAVGMAAFDGYIRNGLMTQLIRLNLGDDVEEAHMRNRQWVSAWAYEKGLKDNVIEKVTRDGKTYFNINDYEKLHDLFGQLLRETQRIKSEGDFAAVQDLVEGYGVKVNQVIHAEVLERNKQFKSAAYGGFVNPVLVPQTDAEGVITSIEVKYVESFVGQMLYYSENYGFLPEVN from the coding sequence ATGAAACTATTATCTAAAATCGCATTGTGCTCGATTGTATTAGCTCAATTTTTTTGGTCTTGCAAAACTGAGAACAACTCAGAAGTTATGGATTCCAACTTCATCACAGTAAGTGCTGAAGAAAATTTTCCTGTCATGGTCGAGCAATTTGCAGACCTAAAAGTATTACGTTATCAAATCCCAGGGTGGGAAAATTTAACATTGAAAGAACAAAAACTTGTTTACTATTTAACCAAAGCAGGTTTGTCAGGTCGTGACATTATGTGGGATCAAAATTACCGACATAATTTAACCATTCGTACCGCCCTCGAAAGTGTTTATACTAATTTTAAGGGGGATAAAACCACAGCAGATTGGATGGCTTTTGAAGTTTATATGAAACGTGTTTGGTTCAGTAACGGAATTCATCACCATTATAGCAATGCAAAAATGAAACCTGATTTTTCTTCGGAATATCTAACCTCTATTTTAGCCGAATCAAATACGGTTTTAAAAGGCGAAGCTTTTGAAGTGATTTTTAATGATGTAGATGCTAAGAAAGTAAATCAAGCCAAAGGGGTAGACAACGTAGCAGCTTCTGCTGTTAACTTCTACGGACCTGGTGTGACAAACGCAGATGTAGAATCGTTTTATTCTAAAATAAAATCTCCAAATCCTAAAAAGCCTTTATCTCATGGTTTAAATTCACAGCTTGTAAAAGTCAATGGTGAGTTACAAGAACGTGTGTATAAATCTGGTGGATTGTATGGTGCAGCAATTGATGAAATTGTCAAGTGGTTAGAATTGGCCAAAGGGGTTGCAGAGAATCAAGCACAAGGCGATGCTTTAGGGTTGCTCATAAAATATTACAATACAGGCGATTTACAAACATGGGACGATTATAATGTGGCATGGACTGCCGCAACGGAAGGTAATATTGATTATATCAATAGTTTCATCGAAGTTTATAACGATCCTTTAGGGTACAGAGGTTCTTACGAAACAATTGTTCAAATTAAAGATTTCGACATGTCTGCAAAAATGGAAGTCTTGTCTAAAAACGCACAATGGTTTGAGGACAACTCACCGTTATTTCCAGAACATAAAAAGGAAAATGTTGTAGGCGTGAGCTATAAAACGGTCAATGTTGCAGGAGAAGCAGGAGATGCTTCGCCAACGACTCCGATTGGGGTGAACCTTCCAAATGCGAACTGGATTCGTGCTGAGGTTGGAAGTAAGTCCGTTTCTTTAGGAAACATCACAAATGCGTATAACAATTCTGGAAGTTCTGGAAGACTTAAAGAATTTGTACATGACGATGAAGAATATGAGCTAGAGAAAAAATACGGTCAACTAGGCGATAAGCTACACACGGCACTTCACGAAGTTGTGGGGCATGCATCGGGACAATTAAACCCAGGTGTTGGTGAAACCAAAGAAACCTTAAAAAACTATGCGTCCACATTAGAAGAAGGACGTGCTGATTTAGTAGGTCTTTATTACTTATACAATCCAAAACTACAAGAGTTAGGGTTGGTTGAGGATTGGAAAGCTGTTGGAATGGCGGCTTTTGATGGCTATATCAGAAATGGTTTAATGACTCAATTGATTCGTTTAAACTTAGGAGATGATGTAGAAGAAGCGCACATGAGAAACCGTCAGTGGGTGAGTGCTTGGGCGTATGAAAAAGGACTTAAGGACAATGTGATTGAAAAAGTAACCCGTGATGGGAAGACGTATTTCAATATCAATGATTATGAAAAACTACACGATTTATTCGGTCAGTTATTGCGTGAAACTCAGCGTATCAAATCTGAAGGTGATTTTGCAGCAGTGCAAGACTTAGTAGAAGGGTATGGCGTGAAAGTGAACCAAGTGATCCATGCAGAAGTTTTAGAGCGTAACAAACAATTTAAATCCGCAGCCTATGGTGGTTTTGTGAATCCAGTGTTGGTGCCACAAACAGATGCCGAGGGTGTGATTACTTCAATTGAGGTAAAGTATGTAGAGAGTTTTGTAGGTCAGATGTTGTATTACTCTGAGAACTACGGCTTTTTGCCAGAAGTCAACTAA
- a CDS encoding nucleoside triphosphate pyrophosphohydrolase family protein: protein MKSKIKAVQEFHEAFKIGYSTIQKADLGTAKNTLRFDLMKEENEEYLEAANNNDMVEVADALGDMLYILCGTIIEHGMQHKIEAVFEEIQRSNMSKLGEDGQPIYREDGKVLKGPHYFKPNIQEILES, encoded by the coding sequence ATGAAATCTAAAATAAAAGCAGTTCAAGAATTCCACGAAGCCTTCAAAATTGGCTATAGTACCATTCAAAAAGCCGATTTAGGCACTGCGAAAAACACCCTTCGTTTTGATCTAATGAAAGAAGAAAATGAAGAATATTTAGAAGCTGCCAATAACAACGATATGGTAGAGGTTGCCGATGCCTTAGGGGATATGCTTTATATTCTTTGTGGGACAATTATTGAGCATGGAATGCAGCACAAAATAGAAGCTGTTTTTGAGGAAATTCAACGCAGCAATATGAGCAAATTAGGCGAGGATGGTCAACCTATTTACCGCGAAGACGGAAAAGTACTGAAAGGTCCTCATTATTTTAAGCCCAATATCCAAGAGATTTTGGAGTCTTAG
- a CDS encoding branched-chain amino acid aminotransferase encodes MNTIKVTPTTTSKIDSIDFKNLGFGTVFSDHMLVCDYKNGAWSTPEIVPFQPISLMPSAKIFHYGQSIFEGMKAYKDTDKKTWLFRPDENFKRFNISAKRLSIPELPEAVFMEGLKALLKVDEQWIPTQDGSSLYIRPIIFATGEGFHASPADAYKFMICTAPSGAYFAGKVKVLIEQNYSRSANGGVGYAKAGGNYAGQFYPTQLAIDKGYDQVIWTDDNTHEYIEEAGAMNIFVRINDTLITGPTSDRILDGITRKSILDIAKDEGIKVEVRKFTVTEIVEASKNGSLKEMFGAGTAAVISPIATFGFKDTDYDLPELENPVALQLKKRIMDIQTNKAEDLFGWTVNV; translated from the coding sequence ATGAATACAATCAAAGTAACTCCTACAACCACATCAAAAATCGATAGCATTGATTTTAAAAATCTTGGATTTGGAACCGTTTTTTCTGACCATATGTTGGTCTGTGATTATAAGAATGGTGCCTGGAGCACTCCTGAAATTGTACCTTTTCAACCGATTTCATTAATGCCTTCTGCAAAGATTTTTCATTACGGACAATCTATTTTTGAAGGAATGAAGGCTTATAAAGACACGGACAAAAAAACATGGTTGTTTCGTCCGGATGAAAACTTTAAACGTTTTAATATTTCTGCCAAACGTTTGTCAATTCCCGAATTACCAGAAGCGGTATTTATGGAAGGCTTAAAAGCATTGCTTAAGGTGGACGAACAATGGATTCCTACACAGGACGGAAGCTCACTATACATCAGACCTATCATTTTTGCTACAGGCGAAGGCTTCCATGCCTCTCCAGCAGATGCTTATAAATTTATGATTTGCACAGCCCCTTCGGGAGCCTATTTTGCAGGAAAAGTTAAAGTACTTATTGAACAAAATTATTCCCGTTCTGCAAATGGAGGTGTAGGATATGCAAAGGCAGGTGGTAATTATGCTGGGCAGTTTTACCCCACGCAATTAGCGATTGACAAAGGGTATGACCAAGTGATTTGGACGGATGACAATACGCATGAATATATTGAAGAAGCAGGCGCGATGAATATATTTGTTCGAATTAACGATACGCTTATCACAGGACCAACGAGTGACCGAATTTTGGATGGCATCACAAGAAAAAGTATTCTTGACATTGCCAAAGACGAAGGTATTAAGGTTGAAGTCCGAAAATTCACCGTCACCGAAATTGTCGAAGCCTCTAAAAACGGCAGTTTAAAAGAAATGTTTGGTGCAGGAACGGCCGCCGTTATTTCTCCAATTGCGACTTTTGGATTTAAAGATACCGATTACGACTTGCCAGAACTTGAAAACCCAGTGGCGTTGCAATTAAAAAAACGCATCATGGACATTCAAACAAACAAAGCGGAAGATTTATTTGGCTGGACTGTAAACGTATAA
- a CDS encoding DUF4920 domain-containing protein codes for MKNNLLIFIAILSLHSCKQKAEPAQSPIQVDSTVYEEYGAALDAQSVLPMNELATSFLTMKKTDTLFTKVQGTIKEVCAKKGCWMTLDLGDEKDLMVRFKDYGFFMPLDAKGDVIINGFATISETSVEDLKHYAEDAGASELEIEAIVAPELTYSFEADGVLLAN; via the coding sequence ATGAAAAACAACCTTCTAATATTTATAGCAATCCTCTCATTACATTCCTGTAAGCAAAAGGCAGAACCGGCACAGTCCCCCATACAAGTGGACTCGACCGTCTATGAGGAGTACGGCGCTGCTTTGGATGCACAATCGGTACTTCCAATGAACGAATTAGCAACTTCATTTTTAACGATGAAAAAAACAGATACTTTGTTCACGAAAGTACAGGGGACAATCAAAGAAGTATGTGCCAAAAAAGGTTGTTGGATGACCCTTGATTTGGGCGACGAAAAAGACCTCATGGTCCGTTTTAAAGATTATGGATTTTTCATGCCTTTGGATGCGAAAGGAGATGTAATTATCAATGGATTCGCTACTATTTCAGAAACTTCTGTCGAAGATTTAAAGCATTATGCCGAAGATGCAGGTGCCTCAGAATTGGAAATTGAAGCCATTGTAGCTCCAGAACTCACCTATAGTTTTGAAGCGGATGGTGTGCTTTTAGCAAATTAG
- the mnmD gene encoding tRNA (5-methylaminomethyl-2-thiouridine)(34)-methyltransferase MnmD, translating into MKRSIITTSDGSKTIQIEDWDEQYHSIHGAIQESQHVFIKTGLHHFLNSYKPTAVHILEIGFGTGLNAFVTALEAQTQGVQIHYEGVEAYPVLAEELSQLNYASLIDPDQQTVFDALHEVSWEELHSVISHFSLKKRQQFFTDIKDENAFDLIYFDAFGARVQPELWTEPIFRIVFNALKNNGVLVTYAAKGSVRRAMQAVGFVVERLEGPPGKREMLRATKPSEGC; encoded by the coding sequence TTGAAACGAAGTATTATTACCACTTCAGATGGTTCAAAAACCATTCAAATTGAAGATTGGGACGAGCAATACCATTCCATTCATGGCGCCATTCAAGAATCGCAACATGTGTTTATTAAAACAGGATTGCATCATTTTCTGAATTCATACAAGCCAACAGCTGTTCATATTCTTGAAATTGGATTTGGAACTGGGCTCAATGCATTTGTGACGGCTTTAGAAGCGCAAACGCAGGGCGTTCAAATTCACTATGAAGGGGTCGAAGCATATCCTGTTTTGGCAGAAGAATTGTCGCAATTAAATTATGCATCTCTAATCGATCCAGATCAACAAACTGTTTTTGATGCATTACATGAGGTTTCTTGGGAAGAATTACATTCTGTTATTTCTCATTTCTCCTTAAAAAAACGACAACAGTTTTTCACAGATATAAAAGATGAAAATGCATTTGATCTCATTTATTTTGATGCGTTTGGTGCACGGGTTCAACCGGAGTTATGGACAGAACCTATTTTCAGAATCGTGTTTAATGCCTTAAAAAATAACGGTGTTTTAGTCACTTATGCAGCCAAAGGCAGTGTGCGTCGTGCGATGCAGGCCGTCGGATTTGTGGTTGAACGTTTGGAAGGTCCCCCAGGAAAACGGGAAATGTTAAGAGCTACCAAACCTTCAGAAGGTTGTTAG